One window from the genome of Actinoplanes teichomyceticus ATCC 31121 encodes:
- a CDS encoding GNAT family N-acetyltransferase, with the protein MTFAVTDVPEKGRFEARDEAGALAGVLTYQITGPIVVYTHTEVEPAFEGQGAGSALVRAAMEDARARSRTVVPMCPFVAGWLDQHPEFESLVARTTRRVK; encoded by the coding sequence ATGACATTCGCGGTGACCGACGTGCCGGAGAAGGGCCGTTTCGAGGCCCGGGACGAGGCGGGCGCCCTCGCCGGGGTGCTGACCTATCAGATCACCGGCCCGATCGTCGTGTACACGCACACCGAGGTGGAGCCGGCCTTCGAGGGCCAGGGCGCCGGTTCGGCCCTGGTCCGCGCCGCCATGGAGGACGCCCGCGCCAGGTCGCGGACCGTGGTGCCGATGTGCCCGTTCGTCGCCGGCTGGCTGGACCAGCACCCGGAGTTCGAGTCGCTGGTCGCCCGGACCACCCGCCGGGTGAAGTGA
- a CDS encoding MOSC domain-containing protein, which translates to MEFTPSALSVNVGAAEPSLGKDTATTGIRKRPVTEPVAVRAPGPKRTGLHSGIVGDHIGDTHHHGGDDQAVYAYAAEDYAWWSARLGRDLPPGIFGENLTTSGLDLVGAVIGERWEFGSGLALQVTFGRIPCVTFQNRMGEPRWVKRFAQANRTGAYLRVLVPGQLVPGDTITVTDRPGHGLTVAEGFDIYLHDVSRLPRLLEAPELPPSMLAEIRERLG; encoded by the coding sequence ATGGAGTTCACGCCGTCGGCGCTCTCGGTGAACGTGGGAGCGGCGGAGCCCAGCCTCGGCAAGGACACGGCGACGACCGGCATCCGCAAGCGGCCGGTCACCGAGCCGGTGGCGGTGCGCGCACCCGGCCCGAAACGGACCGGGCTGCACAGCGGGATCGTCGGCGACCACATCGGGGACACCCACCACCACGGTGGCGACGATCAGGCGGTCTACGCGTACGCCGCGGAGGACTACGCCTGGTGGTCCGCCCGGCTGGGACGCGACCTGCCACCCGGCATCTTCGGCGAGAACCTGACGACGTCCGGACTCGACCTGGTCGGCGCGGTGATCGGGGAGAGATGGGAGTTCGGGTCGGGACTGGCGCTGCAGGTCACGTTCGGGCGGATCCCGTGCGTGACGTTCCAGAACCGGATGGGCGAGCCGCGGTGGGTCAAACGGTTCGCGCAGGCCAACCGGACCGGGGCGTACCTGCGGGTGCTCGTCCCCGGTCAGCTGGTGCCCGGTGACACGATCACGGTCACCGACCGGCCGGGACACGGCCTGACCGTGGCCGAGGGCTTCGACATCTACCTGCACGACGTGTCCCGCCTGCCCCGGCTGCTGGAGGCGCCCGAGCTGCCGCCGTCCATGCTGGCCGAGATCCGTGAGCGGCTCGGCTGA
- a CDS encoding TetR/AcrR family transcriptional regulator, producing the protein MRQRSPETWRLIRDSAVGLMAERGYDAVSVDDIVAAAGISRRTYFNYFAGKESVLFDPDPDDPRLWAELTAARPPGEPLWTALHQLILGYTAATADRMIRQRRVLRASPELAVCSRDVCDRFWDAVRRWAAGRDAGRPDLHLDLLINTARSVFATVSARWDAETGIDGLHRLIDEGFTLLQSPEWTTS; encoded by the coding sequence GTGCGACAACGCAGCCCGGAGACCTGGCGCCTGATCCGTGACTCCGCCGTCGGCCTGATGGCCGAGCGCGGCTACGACGCGGTCTCGGTGGACGACATCGTGGCCGCCGCCGGGATCTCCCGCCGCACCTACTTCAACTACTTCGCCGGCAAGGAGTCGGTGCTCTTCGACCCCGACCCGGACGACCCGCGGCTGTGGGCCGAGCTGACCGCGGCCCGGCCACCGGGCGAGCCGCTGTGGACCGCCCTGCACCAGCTGATCCTCGGCTACACCGCGGCCACCGCGGACCGGATGATCCGGCAGCGGCGGGTGCTGCGAGCCTCGCCGGAGCTGGCCGTCTGCTCGCGCGACGTGTGCGACCGGTTCTGGGACGCGGTACGCCGGTGGGCCGCCGGCCGCGACGCCGGCCGGCCCGACCTGCACCTCGATCTTCTGATCAACACCGCCCGCTCGGTCTTCGCCACGGTGTCCGCGCGCTGGGACGCCGAGACCGGCATCGACGGCCTGCACCGCCTGATCGACGAGGGCTTCACCCTCCTGCAATCTCCGGAATGGACGACCTCATGA
- a CDS encoding complex I subunit 1/NuoH family protein: MPLWLDLLVRVAGVMVGFLVLPLLVGQAEHKVMAHMQGRVGPMYAGAFHGWAQLVADGVKFVQKEDVHPHGADRGVFRLAPIVALFPYLVVILTIPLGPNGLVAQSLDIGLFLVLAVLGIGVVAVLMSAWASANKYSLLGGLRGAAQLLGYELPLVLAAASVAMAAGTLSLPGIVEAWRPWWLIWQAPAALVFFVAGLAEIRRPPFDMPIADSELVFGYMTEYTGLRFAFFLLAEYVGIIVIAGLTTVLFLGGWHGPFADQLGWLWTLLKVAALSFVIIWFRVTFPRLREDQLQRLCWLILVPVSLAQLVLTVAVKSLL; encoded by the coding sequence ATGCCGCTCTGGCTCGATCTGCTGGTGCGGGTCGCCGGCGTGATGGTCGGTTTCCTGGTGCTGCCGCTGCTGGTCGGCCAGGCCGAGCACAAGGTCATGGCGCACATGCAGGGCCGCGTCGGCCCGATGTACGCGGGCGCCTTCCACGGGTGGGCCCAGCTGGTCGCCGACGGCGTGAAGTTCGTCCAGAAGGAGGACGTGCACCCGCACGGCGCCGACCGCGGCGTGTTCCGGCTCGCCCCGATCGTCGCGCTCTTCCCCTACCTCGTGGTCATCCTGACCATCCCGCTCGGCCCGAACGGCCTGGTCGCCCAGTCCCTGGACATCGGCCTGTTCCTGGTCCTGGCGGTGCTCGGCATCGGTGTGGTCGCGGTGCTGATGTCCGCGTGGGCCTCGGCCAACAAGTACAGCCTGCTCGGCGGCCTGCGCGGGGCGGCCCAGCTGCTCGGGTACGAGCTCCCGCTGGTCCTGGCCGCGGCCAGCGTCGCGATGGCGGCCGGCACGCTGAGCCTGCCCGGCATCGTCGAGGCGTGGCGCCCGTGGTGGCTGATCTGGCAGGCCCCGGCCGCCCTGGTGTTCTTCGTCGCCGGTCTGGCCGAGATCCGCCGCCCGCCGTTCGACATGCCGATCGCCGATTCCGAGCTGGTCTTCGGCTACATGACCGAGTACACCGGGCTGCGCTTCGCGTTCTTCCTGCTCGCCGAGTACGTGGGCATCATCGTGATCGCCGGCCTGACCACGGTGCTGTTCCTCGGCGGCTGGCACGGCCCGTTCGCCGACCAGCTCGGCTGGCTGTGGACGCTGCTGAAGGTCGCAGCGCTCTCCTTCGTGATCATCTGGTTCCGGGTGACCTTTCCCCGGCTGCGCGAGGACCAGTTGCAGCGCCTCTGCTGGCTGATCCTGGTCCCGGTGTCGCTGGCCCAGCTGGTCCTGACGGTCGCGGTGAAGTCGCTGCTCTGA
- a CDS encoding complex I subunit 4 family protein — protein MYREYLPAAPWSAGSVVLVAMLLVPALGAALVALLPAARDRQARIVATGFAAVTFGLTLLPAALRTDVDFGWFAYGERTAGPPLMPWAALDLPWVPALGLRFHLGVDGVSYPLVVLTGLLTLLCCAYTVRKVPRGGGSGRTLAVLLLVLEVGILGTFLALDLILFFVFFEVVLLPMYAVIAGWGGPERRAAARKFVLYTLAGSVLLLLGVVLVVAEAGTGDLVALTGAPTLTRTTQCVVFALLAVAFAVKAPLWPLHTWLPDAHTEAPTVGSVILAGVLLKMGTYGLIRVGVGVAPEGAAWAAPALGALAVVAILAGSLICLRQRELKRLIAYSSVGHMGFVLLGIATLTVTGLQAALVGNVAHGLITGLLFFLAGTIKDRAGTGSLDQLSGLRESAPRLAGLFGFAAVASLGLPGLAGFWGEAFAVVAAVRRGGPWWLTLAALAALGGALTAAYFLRLLRRLTHGPATPSVHALRPSIAAVEWFAWAPLVLLTLAVGIVPALVLADTDLPLLSLLGVQP, from the coding sequence ATGTATCGCGAGTACCTTCCCGCCGCGCCCTGGTCGGCCGGCTCGGTCGTGCTGGTCGCCATGCTGCTGGTGCCAGCGCTGGGTGCGGCCCTGGTCGCGCTGCTCCCGGCCGCCCGGGACCGGCAGGCCCGGATCGTCGCCACCGGGTTCGCGGCGGTCACCTTCGGGCTCACCCTGCTGCCCGCGGCGCTGCGTACCGACGTGGACTTCGGCTGGTTCGCCTACGGCGAGCGCACCGCCGGCCCGCCCCTGATGCCCTGGGCCGCCCTGGACCTGCCCTGGGTGCCGGCGCTCGGGCTGCGCTTCCATCTCGGGGTGGACGGCGTCTCGTACCCGCTGGTGGTGCTCACCGGGCTGCTGACGCTGCTGTGCTGCGCGTACACGGTGCGCAAGGTGCCCCGGGGCGGCGGCTCCGGTCGTACGCTGGCGGTCCTGCTCCTGGTCCTGGAGGTCGGCATCCTGGGCACCTTCCTGGCCCTGGACCTGATCCTGTTCTTCGTCTTCTTCGAGGTCGTCCTCCTGCCGATGTACGCGGTGATCGCCGGCTGGGGCGGTCCGGAGCGGCGCGCGGCGGCCCGCAAGTTCGTGCTCTACACCCTGGCCGGCTCGGTCCTGCTGCTGCTCGGCGTGGTCCTGGTGGTGGCCGAGGCCGGCACCGGCGACCTGGTCGCGCTGACCGGCGCCCCCACCCTCACCCGGACCACCCAGTGCGTGGTGTTCGCCCTGCTCGCCGTCGCGTTCGCGGTCAAGGCCCCGCTCTGGCCGCTGCACACCTGGCTGCCCGACGCGCACACCGAGGCCCCCACGGTCGGCTCGGTGATCCTGGCCGGCGTGCTGCTCAAGATGGGCACCTACGGCCTGATCCGGGTCGGTGTCGGGGTGGCCCCGGAGGGCGCCGCGTGGGCCGCCCCGGCGCTGGGCGCGCTCGCCGTGGTCGCCATCCTCGCCGGATCGCTGATCTGCCTGCGCCAGCGCGAGCTGAAGCGGCTGATCGCGTACTCCAGCGTCGGGCACATGGGTTTCGTGCTGCTCGGCATTGCGACGCTGACGGTGACCGGCCTGCAGGCCGCGCTGGTCGGCAACGTGGCGCACGGCCTGATCACCGGGCTGCTGTTCTTCCTGGCCGGCACGATCAAGGACCGGGCCGGCACGGGATCGCTCGACCAGCTCAGCGGCCTGCGGGAGAGCGCGCCGCGGCTGGCCGGCCTGTTCGGTTTCGCCGCCGTCGCCTCGCTGGGCCTGCCCGGGCTCGCCGGGTTCTGGGGCGAGGCGTTCGCCGTGGTCGCCGCCGTACGCCGGGGCGGCCCGTGGTGGCTGACGCTGGCCGCCCTGGCGGCGCTGGGCGGCGCCCTCACCGCGGCCTACTTCCTGCGCCTGCTGCGCCGGCTCACGCACGGCCCGGCCACGCCGTCGGTGCACGCGCTGCGCCCGTCGATCGCCGCCGTCGAATGGTTCGCCTGGGCGCCGCTGGTCCTGCTCACCCTGGCCGTCGGCATCGTCCCGGCCCTGGTCCTCGCCGACACCGACCTTCCGCTCCTCAGCCTGCTCGGAGTCCAGCCGTGA
- the nuoK gene encoding NADH-quinone oxidoreductase subunit NuoK, with the protein MHVTIAYVVGALLFGLGVYGVVRRRNAILVLMAVELMLNAVNLILVTADVSLRSALSGVPGEAWATPNSQAGSGGVFALFVIVLAAAEVGVGLAIVLQYYRMRKAVAIDEVPLAAGEERVDG; encoded by the coding sequence ATGCATGTGACCATTGCGTACGTCGTCGGCGCCCTGCTCTTCGGCCTGGGCGTCTACGGCGTCGTGCGCCGCCGCAACGCGATCCTGGTGCTGATGGCCGTCGAGCTGATGCTGAACGCGGTCAACCTGATCCTGGTCACCGCGGACGTCTCGCTGCGCTCGGCGCTGTCCGGCGTGCCCGGGGAGGCCTGGGCCACGCCGAACTCGCAGGCCGGCTCGGGCGGGGTGTTCGCGCTCTTCGTGATCGTGCTGGCCGCCGCCGAGGTGGGCGTCGGCCTGGCCATCGTCCTGCAGTACTACCGGATGCGTAAGGCGGTCGCCATCGACGAGGTTCCCCTGGCCGCCGGCGAGGAACGGGTGGACGGGTGA
- a CDS encoding NADH-quinone oxidoreductase subunit L: MSIDVAAPLLPVVPLLFGLLGLLLPPGDGGAPRRRLAAGLGVTGAAIAVLLALRLILEPMEQSTDAFVEPYRGGFDTGPVGIPSVQFSVLVDAAAGYVALAVAVVALLVQIYSITYLHDDPRYAPYAAQISLFTGAMLLVVCTSDLIVLLIGWEVMGACSYLLIGHDRRLPEAPAAAVKAFLVTRVGDVGFLLGIALLIAQADSTHLPTVLAHDYPAGTLTAALLLLLAGVAGKSAQFPLHTWLPDAMAGPTPISALIHAATMVAAGVYLVFRTYPLFRQSPAALAVLAVLAAITILLGALSAMAQDDLKRVLAWSTVSQIGYMTGALAVGSPAAALFHLLTHAAFKALLFLAAGAVIHAVGTNLLSRMGGLREHMPVTFWSFVIGLGALAGLPPLAGFWSKENVLTAAAHATDGGERVPAWAAWVVWLAALLAVGVTAWYATRLLLRAFFGPSRAHGPAGPHWEVGFDDGRYHTPAVPHDPPALMRWPILLLAVPAALLGLAAFAPGFRHALELDDPHLGVAILLPLLLLATGAGTAWWLWWAAPSVDPAEALGRARPLLAAGFHLDAVQGALIVRPVKALARLATATDERVVDAAVEGAGAGTRGLGGAFDEAHRVALPGAAVLVVLGALVLGVVAWLGALT, from the coding sequence GTGAGCATCGACGTCGCCGCGCCGCTGCTGCCGGTCGTACCCCTGCTCTTCGGTCTGCTCGGTCTCCTGCTGCCGCCGGGTGACGGCGGCGCCCCGCGGCGGCGGCTCGCCGCCGGTCTGGGCGTGACCGGCGCCGCCATCGCCGTTCTGCTCGCGTTGCGCCTGATCCTCGAACCGATGGAGCAGTCCACCGACGCGTTCGTCGAGCCGTACCGCGGCGGGTTCGACACCGGCCCGGTCGGCATCCCGTCGGTGCAGTTCAGCGTGCTGGTCGACGCCGCGGCCGGCTACGTGGCGCTGGCGGTCGCGGTGGTCGCGCTGCTCGTGCAGATCTACTCGATCACCTACCTGCACGACGACCCCCGCTACGCGCCCTACGCCGCGCAGATCAGCCTCTTCACCGGGGCGATGCTCCTGGTGGTCTGCACCAGCGACCTGATCGTGCTGCTGATCGGCTGGGAGGTGATGGGCGCCTGCTCCTACCTGCTGATCGGCCACGACCGGCGGCTCCCGGAGGCCCCGGCCGCCGCGGTGAAGGCCTTCCTGGTCACCCGGGTCGGTGACGTCGGCTTCCTGCTCGGCATCGCGCTGCTGATCGCCCAGGCGGACAGCACCCACCTGCCCACCGTCCTGGCGCACGACTATCCGGCCGGCACGCTGACCGCCGCGCTGCTGCTGCTCCTGGCCGGGGTGGCCGGCAAGAGCGCGCAGTTCCCGCTGCACACCTGGCTGCCGGACGCGATGGCCGGCCCCACCCCGATCTCCGCGCTGATCCACGCCGCCACGATGGTCGCCGCCGGGGTGTACCTGGTGTTCCGCACCTACCCGTTGTTCCGGCAGTCCCCGGCCGCGCTGGCCGTCCTCGCGGTGCTCGCGGCGATCACCATCCTGCTCGGCGCGCTGTCGGCGATGGCCCAGGACGACCTGAAACGGGTGCTGGCCTGGTCCACGGTCTCCCAGATCGGCTACATGACCGGCGCGCTGGCCGTCGGCTCCCCCGCCGCCGCCCTGTTCCACCTGCTCACCCACGCGGCGTTCAAGGCCCTGCTGTTCCTCGCCGCGGGCGCGGTGATCCACGCGGTCGGCACCAACCTGCTGTCCCGGATGGGTGGGCTGCGCGAGCACATGCCGGTCACCTTCTGGTCGTTCGTGATCGGGCTGGGCGCGCTGGCCGGGCTGCCCCCGCTGGCCGGGTTCTGGTCCAAGGAGAACGTGCTGACCGCGGCCGCGCACGCCACCGACGGCGGGGAACGGGTGCCGGCCTGGGCCGCCTGGGTGGTGTGGCTGGCCGCCCTGCTCGCCGTGGGCGTGACGGCGTGGTACGCGACGCGGCTGCTGCTGCGCGCCTTCTTCGGGCCGTCCCGGGCGCACGGGCCGGCCGGCCCGCACTGGGAGGTCGGCTTCGACGACGGGCGCTACCACACCCCGGCCGTCCCGCACGACCCGCCGGCCCTGATGCGCTGGCCGATCCTGCTGCTCGCCGTCCCGGCCGCGCTGCTCGGCCTGGCCGCTTTCGCCCCCGGCTTCCGGCACGCCCTGGAGCTGGACGATCCGCACCTGGGCGTCGCCATCCTGCTGCCCCTGCTGCTGCTGGCCACCGGCGCCGGCACCGCCTGGTGGCTGTGGTGGGCGGCGCCGAGCGTGGACCCGGCCGAGGCGCTGGGCCGGGCGCGCCCGCTGCTGGCCGCCGGCTTCCACCTGGACGCCGTGCAGGGCGCCCTGATCGTGCGCCCGGTGAAGGCGCTGGCCCGGCTGGCCACCGCCACCGACGAGCGGGTGGTGGACGCCGCCGTGGAGGGCGCCGGCGCCGGGACGCGCGGCCTCGGCGGGGCGTTCGACGAGGCGCACCGGGTGGCCCTGCCCGGCGCCGCGGTGCTGGTCGTCCTCGGCGCCCTCGTCCTCGGAGTCGTCGCGTGGCTGGGAGCGCTGACCTGA
- a CDS encoding LLM class flavin-dependent oxidoreductase, with protein sequence MTRVPLSVLDLATVREGHGSADALRGTIETARTADELGYARFWVAEHHNMPAVASTAPPVLIGAVAAQTRRIRVGSGGVMLPNHMPFVVAEQFALLEALYPERIDLGIGRAPGTDQATAAALRGVSPYLTVEQFPEHLQTVLGLLGDERAAGKTGRLRATPAAETYPQVWILGSSTYGAQIAAALGLPFCYAYHFAIASDVDSALRLYRSGFQPSPSLARPHVMVSASVIAAETTEEAQHLAGPSRIMALSLRTGRLGPIIPPAAAAERQLSELDRQMLDSLPGTQYAGTADEVVAGLDALVERTGADELILASTVYDPATRQDTLARIAKAWGL encoded by the coding sequence ATGACCCGTGTACCGCTTTCCGTGCTGGACCTGGCCACCGTGCGCGAGGGACACGGCAGCGCCGACGCGCTGCGCGGCACCATCGAGACCGCGAGGACGGCCGACGAGCTGGGGTACGCCCGGTTCTGGGTCGCCGAGCACCACAACATGCCGGCGGTCGCCTCCACCGCGCCGCCGGTGCTGATCGGGGCGGTCGCGGCGCAGACCCGGCGGATCCGGGTCGGCTCCGGCGGGGTGATGCTGCCCAACCACATGCCGTTCGTGGTGGCCGAGCAGTTCGCGCTGCTGGAGGCGCTCTACCCGGAGCGGATCGACCTGGGCATCGGGCGCGCGCCGGGCACCGACCAGGCCACCGCGGCGGCGCTGCGCGGCGTGTCCCCCTACCTGACCGTCGAGCAGTTCCCCGAGCACCTGCAGACGGTGCTCGGGCTGCTCGGCGACGAACGGGCCGCCGGCAAGACCGGGCGGTTGCGGGCCACGCCGGCCGCCGAGACGTACCCGCAGGTGTGGATCCTCGGCTCGTCGACGTACGGGGCGCAGATCGCGGCGGCGCTGGGACTGCCGTTCTGTTACGCGTACCACTTCGCGATCGCGTCGGACGTGGACAGCGCGCTACGGCTGTACCGCTCGGGCTTCCAGCCGTCGCCGAGCCTGGCCCGGCCGCACGTGATGGTCAGCGCGTCGGTGATCGCGGCGGAGACCACCGAGGAGGCGCAGCACCTGGCCGGGCCGAGCCGGATCATGGCGCTGAGCCTGCGTACCGGGCGGCTCGGGCCGATCATCCCGCCCGCGGCGGCGGCCGAGCGGCAGCTGTCCGAGCTCGACCGGCAGATGCTCGACTCACTGCCCGGCACGCAGTACGCAGGCACCGCCGACGAGGTGGTCGCCGGGCTGGACGCGCTCGTCGAGCGGACCGGCGCGGACGAGCTGATCCTCGCCAGCACGGTCTACGACCCGGCGACCCGGCAGGACACCCTGGCCCGGATCGCGAAGGCGTGGGGCCTGTAA
- a CDS encoding DUF4396 domain-containing protein codes for MQTLTRTAIAATLHCLTGCAIGEVLGMVISTALGWPDAGSIALSVALAFLFGYALTIRPVLAAGVPLRQAIGVALAADTVSIASMELIDNAGMLLVPGAMDAGLGDRLFWGSLAGSLAIAFVLTVPVNRWMIARGRGHAVAHHHHHH; via the coding sequence ATGCAGACACTGACCCGCACCGCCATCGCCGCCACGCTGCACTGCCTCACCGGCTGCGCCATCGGTGAGGTGCTCGGCATGGTCATCAGCACCGCGCTGGGCTGGCCCGACGCCGGCAGCATCGCGCTCTCCGTCGCGCTCGCCTTCCTGTTCGGGTATGCGCTGACCATCCGTCCCGTGCTGGCCGCCGGCGTTCCGCTGCGCCAGGCCATCGGGGTGGCGCTGGCGGCCGACACCGTCTCGATCGCGTCCATGGAGCTGATCGACAACGCCGGGATGCTGCTCGTTCCCGGGGCGATGGACGCCGGGCTGGGCGACCGGCTGTTCTGGGGCAGCCTGGCCGGCTCGCTGGCGATCGCGTTCGTGCTGACCGTGCCGGTGAACCGCTGGATGATCGCCCGAGGCCGGGGGCACGCCGTGGCACACCACCACCATCACCACTGA
- a CDS encoding NADH-quinone oxidoreductase subunit J family protein, which yields MTVADVLLLALGAVAVGAGALVVTSTHLVRSGLHLVVSLGAIAGLYLVLGAELVAWVQILVYVGAVVVLLLFAVMLTRAPIGPSPGLDRPAGPSALIGAGVGLGLAALFADAFRWIEYPRREPGTAERVGTEIFGTWVLPFEVLSILLLSALVGAIVLSRPDIGARPAPPAEPQQPDEPGEPGDEGREEQVPA from the coding sequence GTGACCGTCGCCGACGTCCTGCTGCTCGCTCTCGGCGCCGTCGCGGTCGGCGCCGGCGCGCTCGTGGTGACCAGCACCCATCTGGTCCGCTCCGGCCTGCACCTGGTGGTCAGCCTGGGCGCGATCGCCGGGCTCTACCTGGTCCTCGGCGCCGAGCTGGTGGCCTGGGTGCAGATCCTGGTCTACGTGGGCGCCGTGGTCGTGCTGCTGCTGTTCGCGGTGATGCTGACCCGCGCCCCGATCGGCCCGTCCCCCGGGCTGGACCGGCCGGCCGGCCCGTCCGCGCTGATCGGCGCCGGGGTGGGGCTGGGCCTGGCCGCGCTGTTCGCCGACGCGTTCCGCTGGATCGAGTACCCGCGGCGGGAGCCGGGCACCGCCGAGCGGGTCGGCACGGAGATCTTCGGGACCTGGGTGCTGCCCTTCGAGGTGCTCTCCATCCTGCTGCTGTCCGCCCTGGTCGGCGCGATCGTGCTGTCGCGCCCGGACATCGGCGCCCGCCCGGCCCCGCCGGCCGAGCCGCAGCAGCCGGACGAGCCCGGCGAGCCGGGCGACGAGGGACGGGAAGAGCAGGTGCCCGCCTGA
- a CDS encoding NADH-quinone oxidoreductase subunit N, producing the protein MSQPVDHFALLPLYAAAGTAILAFLIDLFVARRAAVPVVTALGALATAVLALVVGPEPGTFCTTGACSWVPAWPAAVTAALFAALTVGVLALSAPALRLGIAPAGEFCFLLACSMTGGVVVGYAGDLITLIVGLETLTLPLYVLVGLRRFAADERPLSTGASASLTFFLISVVSTAVTLLGAALNYAATGALHLALLTPGSGPFRPLAGVGVALLVIGLAFKVAAVPLHAWAPATYDGAPVPIAAYLSTASKLGGVLALAAVVAHLDARVVLAVLAVLTMTVGNLVALRQTRMVRLLAWSSVAQAGYILAALALGAPGVPAALAYAVFFVVLEFVAFGVVVALRLPGADGGTLLDHRGAGRRSPWLGAALTFALAGLAGLPPGLAGLFAKVSVVSALVGAHWAWLAGVVVLNAVIALAYYVRVAASLYTLPPRIGFSVADPVLLDAALHPRLPVARPVAAALIVAVAVAVVLGFAPQLLFDALT; encoded by the coding sequence GTGAGCCAGCCGGTCGACCACTTCGCGCTGCTGCCGCTCTACGCCGCGGCCGGCACCGCGATCCTCGCGTTCCTGATCGACCTGTTCGTCGCCCGGCGGGCCGCGGTGCCGGTCGTCACCGCGCTCGGCGCGCTCGCCACCGCCGTGCTCGCGCTGGTCGTCGGGCCGGAGCCGGGCACGTTCTGCACCACCGGCGCCTGCTCCTGGGTCCCGGCCTGGCCGGCCGCGGTCACCGCGGCGCTGTTCGCGGCCCTGACCGTGGGCGTGCTCGCCCTGTCCGCGCCGGCCCTGCGCCTCGGCATCGCGCCCGCCGGGGAGTTCTGCTTCCTGCTGGCCTGCTCGATGACCGGCGGCGTGGTGGTCGGTTACGCCGGCGACCTGATCACCCTGATCGTCGGCCTGGAGACCCTGACCCTGCCGCTGTACGTGCTGGTCGGCCTGCGCCGCTTCGCCGCCGACGAGCGGCCGCTCTCCACCGGCGCCTCCGCCTCGCTGACATTCTTCCTGATCAGCGTGGTGTCGACGGCCGTGACACTGCTCGGCGCGGCGCTGAACTACGCCGCCACCGGCGCCCTGCACCTGGCCCTGCTGACGCCGGGGTCCGGCCCGTTCCGGCCGCTGGCCGGTGTCGGCGTCGCCCTGCTGGTGATCGGGCTGGCCTTCAAGGTCGCCGCGGTCCCGCTGCACGCGTGGGCTCCGGCCACCTACGACGGCGCCCCGGTCCCGATCGCCGCGTACCTCTCCACCGCCTCGAAGCTCGGTGGTGTCCTCGCGCTGGCCGCCGTGGTCGCCCACCTGGACGCCCGGGTCGTGCTGGCCGTGCTGGCGGTCCTCACCATGACCGTCGGCAACCTGGTCGCGCTGCGCCAGACCCGGATGGTGCGCCTGCTGGCCTGGTCCTCGGTGGCCCAGGCCGGCTACATCCTGGCCGCCCTGGCCCTCGGCGCGCCCGGGGTCCCGGCCGCGCTGGCCTACGCGGTCTTCTTCGTGGTGCTGGAGTTCGTCGCGTTCGGGGTGGTCGTCGCGCTGCGCCTGCCCGGCGCGGACGGTGGCACGCTGCTCGACCACCGGGGCGCGGGCCGGCGCAGCCCGTGGCTGGGCGCCGCGCTGACCTTCGCCCTGGCCGGCCTGGCCGGTCTGCCGCCGGGCCTGGCCGGTCTCTTCGCCAAGGTGTCGGTGGTGAGCGCGCTGGTCGGGGCGCACTGGGCCTGGCTGGCCGGCGTGGTGGTGCTGAACGCGGTCATCGCCCTGGCGTACTACGTCCGGGTCGCCGCGTCGCTGTACACGCTGCCCCCGCGGATCGGGTTCAGCGTCGCCGACCCGGTCCTGCTGGACGCCGCGCTGCACCCGCGCCTGCCGGTGGCGCGCCCGGTCGCGGCCGCCCTGATCGTGGCGGTGGCGGTGGCGGTGGTGCTGGGCTTCGCTCCGCAACTGCTCTTCGACGCGCTGACCTGA
- a CDS encoding 4Fe-4S binding protein — protein sequence MTRRTTTQQYPDVQPELPPRSRGVIALSEENCTVCMLCARECPDWCIYIDSHKEEVVVPGAARARQRNVLDRFDIDYALCMYCGICVEVCPFDALHWSPEFEYAETDVLSLLHDKDRLGEWMRTVPPPPAHDVLGEPSKEEATAARKAAGPGAATAAKTARPAPVRPGPPRPSDAVPPREQPPERPESAR from the coding sequence ATGACCAGGCGGACCACCACCCAGCAGTACCCGGACGTGCAGCCGGAGCTGCCGCCCCGCTCCCGCGGCGTGATCGCGCTGTCCGAGGAGAACTGCACGGTGTGCATGCTGTGCGCCCGCGAGTGCCCGGACTGGTGCATCTACATCGACTCGCACAAGGAGGAGGTGGTCGTTCCCGGCGCCGCGCGCGCCCGGCAGCGCAACGTGCTGGACCGGTTCGACATCGACTATGCCCTGTGCATGTACTGCGGGATCTGCGTCGAGGTGTGCCCGTTCGACGCGCTGCACTGGTCGCCGGAGTTCGAGTACGCCGAGACCGACGTGCTGTCGCTGCTGCACGACAAGGACCGGCTGGGCGAGTGGATGCGGACCGTCCCGCCGCCGCCGGCGCACGACGTGCTCGGCGAGCCGTCCAAGGAGGAGGCGACGGCGGCGCGCAAGGCGGCCGGTCCGGGCGCGGCCACCGCCGCCAAGACCGCTCGACCCGCTCCGGTACGACCTGGCCCGCCCCGCCCGTCCGATGCCGTACCGCCGCGGGAGCAACCGCCGGAGCGACCGGAGTCGGCCCGGTGA